One Actinomycetota bacterium DNA segment encodes these proteins:
- the ftsE gene encoding cell division ATP-binding protein FtsE, with product MISFDHVSKQYKHGNRPALEEVSFEIAPGEFVFLVGSSGSGKSTLLRLLLHEEVASAGVVQLDGINVGKLRNRKLPAFRRKLGIVFQDFRLLPTKTVFDNIAFGMQVVGKSRKEIRARVPEVIELVGLEGKESRLPTQLSGGEQQRVAIARAIVNGPKLLLADEPTGNLDPSTSVGIMKILDRINRTGTTILMATHDVAIVDQMRKRIIQVDSGRIVRDQERGIYGHTGH from the coding sequence ATGATTAGTTTTGACCACGTGTCGAAACAGTACAAGCATGGAAATCGACCTGCATTAGAGGAAGTAAGTTTTGAAATTGCCCCAGGGGAATTTGTGTTTTTGGTTGGATCTTCCGGTTCGGGAAAATCCACGCTACTTCGCCTTTTACTTCATGAGGAAGTTGCGAGTGCTGGCGTAGTTCAACTAGATGGAATTAATGTCGGCAAGTTACGCAATCGCAAACTCCCAGCATTTCGTCGCAAACTAGGAATCGTATTTCAAGATTTTCGCCTACTTCCAACCAAAACCGTCTTTGACAACATCGCATTTGGTATGCAAGTCGTTGGCAAATCTCGCAAAGAGATTCGCGCCCGGGTACCTGAAGTAATTGAATTGGTGGGTCTTGAGGGGAAAGAATCTCGGCTGCCTACCCAGTTGTCCGGCGGTGAGCAACAGCGCGTGGCAATCGCCAGAGCAATCGTGAATGGCCCGAAGTTGCTCCTAGCAGACGAGCCGACTGGAAATCTTGATCCTTCTACCAGTGTTGGCATCATGAAGATTCTCGATCGGATTAATCGAACTGGAACCACTATTTTGATGGCCACGCACGATGTGGCGATAGTTGATCAAATGCGCAAGCGCATCATCCAAGTTGATTCTGGTCGAATTGTTCGTGATCAGGAACGTGGAATTTACGGACATACGGGGCACTGA
- a CDS encoding acyltransferase: MSEALTQKSSSNVREDIQGLRALAVLLVIFFHLGIPVPGGFIGVDVFFVISGFVITAMLEREWLKHNRISIRRFFVRRFWRLTPSLATVVAVTTVVGASILSAYGPQRLMVLTGIGAMFLSANAVIAKFTGGYFDLAADSNPLLNTWSLSVEEQFYIGFLIVLVFGWSLGKIVKRPYVPVRVVVASIFIVSFALAMLAQPGNSLEKSNWFFHFYSPLNRAWEFAAGSLLALFSNQIERVPNVLKKLSGIFGLLVVLFSAFYISQAQAWPSTFTVLPVFGSVLLIASSPAPGSTIYKILANKWAIYIGDRSYSLYLWHWPVIVILGYFALNDYLSTALALVISAVLTVVTYRWIETPLRHRRPNKKVVASILALGIFATPVVLSLTVHVANKKYFWNDSLKRQKIAVGAKHIADQDGCNKLISFLHRSFENCSWNTNLDGQPIYLVGDSNASQYSDGFIAAAKITGHPLIAVIGPGCPFLLEPFKQPDRNVFHDGNYSECSKFAQENYSWLKSQPRGLVVISNTDLYAKVSGLRVAGVDDSNTNSVNKYFEFLETSATKLIGDGFKVAIISGPIHFDPRMENFPTQYAWEPSLCTLHSELTSRCSVSMPIDEVKAFQGTYWRSLKEVAVSSGASLVDLGLVFCDSTSCPTQANGLQIYQDGRHTTVDAGLTLVPRFVTEINKIFKEN; this comes from the coding sequence ATGAGCGAAGCATTAACCCAAAAATCCTCAAGCAATGTCAGAGAAGATATTCAAGGGTTGCGCGCCTTGGCTGTATTACTTGTTATCTTTTTCCATCTCGGCATTCCGGTTCCTGGCGGATTCATAGGGGTCGATGTCTTTTTTGTGATTTCTGGTTTCGTTATTACGGCGATGCTGGAACGCGAATGGCTCAAACATAATCGCATCAGCATTAGGAGGTTTTTCGTTCGCCGTTTTTGGCGACTGACACCATCGTTAGCGACAGTCGTTGCAGTCACGACGGTTGTAGGTGCATCAATTTTGAGCGCGTATGGGCCACAGAGATTGATGGTCCTCACTGGCATTGGTGCAATGTTTTTATCCGCAAACGCTGTCATTGCAAAATTCACTGGCGGATATTTTGATCTTGCAGCGGACTCTAACCCGCTCCTGAATACCTGGTCCCTATCCGTTGAGGAACAGTTCTACATCGGATTTCTGATTGTCCTAGTATTTGGCTGGTCACTGGGAAAAATAGTAAAGCGGCCCTATGTCCCAGTGCGAGTTGTTGTAGCGAGTATTTTTATCGTTTCGTTTGCATTAGCCATGCTGGCTCAACCCGGAAACTCTTTAGAAAAATCAAATTGGTTTTTCCATTTTTATAGTCCGCTAAATCGCGCATGGGAGTTTGCGGCTGGCTCACTTCTTGCGCTGTTCAGTAATCAAATAGAGCGTGTTCCAAATGTACTTAAGAAGTTAAGTGGAATATTTGGCTTACTAGTCGTGCTATTTTCTGCATTCTATATTTCGCAGGCGCAAGCTTGGCCCAGTACTTTTACTGTTTTGCCTGTGTTTGGCTCAGTTCTGCTTATAGCTAGTTCGCCAGCTCCTGGATCTACGATCTATAAGATACTTGCTAATAAATGGGCCATCTACATCGGAGATAGGTCCTACTCTCTGTACCTTTGGCATTGGCCAGTAATAGTTATTCTTGGCTACTTTGCACTTAATGACTATTTGAGCACTGCCCTTGCACTCGTAATTTCTGCTGTATTAACAGTTGTCACATATCGTTGGATTGAAACTCCGCTTCGCCATCGCCGCCCAAACAAAAAAGTGGTCGCTAGCATTTTGGCTCTTGGGATATTTGCTACACCTGTAGTCCTTTCCTTAACGGTTCATGTTGCTAACAAAAAATATTTTTGGAACGATTCATTGAAGCGCCAAAAAATTGCTGTTGGTGCAAAGCACATCGCTGATCAAGATGGATGTAATAAGCTCATCTCTTTTTTGCACCGCTCCTTTGAAAATTGCTCTTGGAATACGAATTTGGATGGACAGCCCATTTACCTAGTGGGAGATTCCAATGCGTCTCAATACAGCGACGGATTTATCGCCGCGGCTAAGATAACTGGTCACCCACTGATAGCAGTTATTGGCCCAGGTTGTCCTTTCCTACTAGAGCCATTCAAACAACCTGATAGAAATGTTTTTCACGATGGCAATTACAGTGAGTGTTCAAAATTTGCTCAAGAGAATTACTCTTGGTTAAAGTCGCAGCCTCGCGGGCTAGTCGTGATCTCAAATACAGATTTGTATGCAAAAGTTTCAGGGCTGCGAGTTGCTGGAGTCGATGATAGTAACACGAATTCCGTCAATAAATATTTCGAGTTTTTGGAGACATCCGCTACCAAGCTAATAGGCGATGGGTTCAAAGTTGCCATTATTTCCGGACCGATTCATTTCGATCCGCGCATGGAAAATTTCCCGACCCAGTATGCTTGGGAGCCTTCCCTATGCACACTCCATTCTGAGCTGACAAGTAGATGCAGCGTTTCCATGCCAATTGATGAGGTAAAGGCATTTCAAGGGACCTACTGGCGTTCGCTAAAGGAAGTTGCAGTGTCATCCGGCGCTTCACTAGTAGATCTGGGGCTAGTATTTTGTGATTCTACAAGCTGTCCGACCCAAGCCAATGGTTTACAGATTTATCAGGATGGGCGACACACAACAGTAGATGCTGGTCTGACTCTTGTGCCTCGTTTCGTAACCGAGATAAACAAAATTTTTAAAGAAAATTAG
- a CDS encoding ABC transporter permease — protein sequence MRVSFIARELRTGLRRNFTMTLALVISVAVSLALFGSALLMKSQVERMKGYWYDKVQVSIYLCGENSTAVTCQGPVTEEQRTEVQATLESLQPIVQSLYYESSAEAFARFKIQFKGSPIVSSVSEDALPESFRVKLDDPANFDTVSIALAGKLGVESIVDQRKLLQKFFQILRGLQSFALIVAIAMLLVTVLLVMNTVRIAAFARRRETTIMRSVGASNMSIRLPFIAEAIFAAIVGATLAAGLLMAVKKYVIDDRLAPNISYVPFVTWQEVLGILPWLFGAGIGITVLASTVTLRRYLRG from the coding sequence ATGCGGGTTTCATTTATTGCACGCGAGCTACGTACTGGATTGCGCCGAAACTTCACGATGACGTTGGCACTTGTGATTTCAGTAGCTGTTTCGTTGGCACTGTTTGGTTCGGCGCTACTGATGAAGTCACAAGTTGAACGCATGAAAGGGTACTGGTACGACAAAGTGCAAGTATCAATTTATCTCTGTGGTGAAAATTCCACTGCCGTAACTTGCCAGGGCCCGGTCACTGAGGAACAACGCACTGAAGTTCAAGCAACACTAGAGTCTCTTCAGCCAATAGTTCAGTCCTTGTATTACGAATCTTCAGCAGAAGCCTTTGCCAGATTCAAAATTCAATTTAAGGGTTCACCTATTGTCTCGAGTGTGAGTGAAGATGCGCTGCCCGAGTCATTTAGAGTGAAATTGGATGATCCGGCTAACTTCGACACAGTATCAATAGCACTTGCCGGAAAGCTTGGCGTTGAATCAATAGTTGATCAGCGAAAGCTACTTCAAAAGTTTTTCCAGATACTTCGTGGCCTACAAAGTTTCGCGCTAATAGTGGCAATCGCGATGCTCTTAGTCACTGTGCTCTTGGTGATGAATACGGTACGAATTGCTGCTTTTGCTAGACGCCGAGAAACAACAATTATGCGATCAGTAGGCGCTAGCAATATGTCCATTAGATTGCCATTCATTGCTGAGGCAATATTCGCAGCAATTGTGGGCGCAACTTTGGCTGCCGGACTACTCATGGCGGTTAAAAAATATGTTATTGACGACCGGTTAGCTCCAAATATTTCCTACGTCCCCTTTGTAACTTGGCAAGAAGTGTTAGGAATCCTCCCTTGGCTTTTCGGAGCTGGAATAGGGATAACCGTGCTCGCTTCCACGGTTACGCTGCGACGCTACCTGCGTGGTTAG
- a CDS encoding DedA family protein: protein MTHWLSKYGAIGFYVLVFFLVFAGTGLFIGAFIPFITGDSLLFAVGLLAQSTGKVNIWALVIGIGLAAFVGDQLGFVLGRHYGRPYLDKRRGNWIHNAIAKSEKFYQNLGWWAVVVARFIPWARVFVPAIAGISRMNYYKFLSGNLVGALAWGVGLTLTGYYSATIPAVNKAAYAIATFFIAGSILAGLRSWWRNRSAH from the coding sequence GTGACACACTGGCTAAGCAAGTATGGTGCTATCGGTTTTTATGTGTTGGTTTTCTTCCTAGTTTTTGCCGGCACCGGGCTCTTTATTGGAGCTTTCATTCCGTTTATAACTGGTGATTCTCTGTTATTCGCAGTGGGCCTACTCGCGCAGTCCACTGGCAAAGTCAACATCTGGGCATTGGTGATTGGGATAGGACTAGCTGCATTTGTCGGAGATCAGCTTGGCTTTGTCTTAGGACGACACTACGGCCGACCTTATTTAGATAAGCGCAGAGGTAATTGGATCCACAACGCGATAGCAAAAAGTGAGAAGTTTTATCAAAATCTCGGCTGGTGGGCCGTTGTAGTTGCTCGGTTTATTCCATGGGCGCGGGTATTTGTACCAGCAATTGCTGGAATCTCGCGGATGAATTACTACAAATTCTTAAGCGGCAACTTAGTTGGCGCACTGGCTTGGGGCGTTGGCCTGACATTGACTGGGTATTACTCAGCGACGATTCCTGCAGTAAATAAGGCCGCTTATGCGATAGCTACCTTCTTTATCGCCGGGTCAATTCTTGCTGGTTTGCGTAGTTGGTGGCGCAATCGAAGCGCCCACTAA
- a CDS encoding secretion system protein: MNLILTLLGILGIFLIWQAVTAKAVPQLPKIQRQRELQIDWPELVDDIHSAIRAGLSLPQAFVQLQTVAPKVLDPAFTKAFARYRTTGDFREALQVFADELANPISDNFAAALILASDLGGSDLGLVLRALSGTLRAQLALTDEIKARQSWTVNGAKLAVAAPWITVALLSTRAEARAIYFSSDGIRLLEICLITSALAYFLMIKIGKLPKQERLLVSR, encoded by the coding sequence ATGAACCTCATTCTTACCCTGCTTGGCATCCTGGGAATCTTTCTGATTTGGCAGGCAGTTACCGCTAAGGCGGTGCCACAATTGCCGAAAATTCAGCGACAGCGTGAACTCCAGATTGACTGGCCGGAGTTAGTGGATGATATTCATTCGGCCATCCGGGCCGGACTCTCACTGCCACAAGCATTTGTCCAATTACAGACAGTGGCACCAAAGGTGTTAGATCCAGCGTTCACCAAGGCGTTTGCCCGTTATCGGACTACCGGGGATTTTAGAGAAGCCCTGCAAGTTTTTGCTGACGAATTAGCAAATCCAATTTCTGATAATTTTGCCGCAGCTTTAATCCTCGCTAGTGATTTAGGCGGCTCTGACTTAGGGCTCGTACTTCGGGCCCTTTCCGGAACTTTGCGTGCACAACTAGCTCTAACTGATGAAATCAAAGCAAGGCAGAGTTGGACGGTAAACGGGGCAAAACTTGCCGTTGCAGCGCCTTGGATTACCGTTGCCCTGCTTAGCACCAGGGCGGAAGCCAGAGCGATCTATTTTTCCAGCGATGGAATTCGACTGTTAGAAATCTGTCTCATTACTTCAGCACTCGCTTACTTTCTAATGATCAAGATCGGTAAATTGCCCAAGCAAGAGAGATTGTTGGTGAGCAGGTGA
- the prfB gene encoding peptide chain release factor 2, translating to MTTSDFAADLSALNSTLSSIEKVLDLPGLQELVVELEAQASVPNLWDDQAKAQQITSKLSQTQAEVSRLKNLRSRLDDLDVLHQLAVAENDAQIISEANTELANLEKSISELEVRTLLSGEYDHREALMSIRSAAGGDEAADWAEMLLRMYLRYCERHNWPTEIYETSYGELAGIKSVTFAIKAPYAYGTLAVEQGTHRLVRISPFDSQSRRHTSFAEVEVIPVVEQTDSIEMPEDELRIDVYRSSGPGGQGVNTTDSAVRITHLPTGIVVSCQNERSQLQNRATAMAVLQAKLLERQRQAEQAKINALKGDSAGSWGNQMRSYVLHPYQMVKDLRTDVETGNTSAVLDGEIDDFIAAGIRWRREQGSL from the coding sequence ATGACTACTAGTGATTTTGCTGCTGACTTATCTGCCCTTAACTCCACGCTAAGCAGTATTGAGAAAGTACTGGATTTGCCCGGCCTACAAGAATTGGTTGTGGAACTTGAAGCGCAGGCATCTGTGCCAAATCTTTGGGATGACCAGGCAAAAGCTCAGCAAATAACGAGTAAGCTTTCGCAAACTCAGGCCGAAGTCTCAAGACTAAAGAATCTTCGTAGTCGTCTTGATGATCTGGATGTATTGCATCAGCTCGCAGTAGCCGAAAATGACGCACAAATTATTTCCGAGGCAAATACCGAGTTAGCAAATCTAGAGAAATCTATCAGCGAACTAGAAGTTCGCACTTTGCTTTCTGGGGAATATGACCATCGCGAAGCATTGATGTCGATTCGCTCGGCAGCAGGTGGCGATGAGGCCGCTGACTGGGCCGAGATGTTGTTGCGAATGTATTTGCGATATTGCGAGCGTCATAACTGGCCAACGGAAATTTATGAAACATCTTACGGTGAATTGGCTGGGATTAAATCTGTAACTTTTGCAATCAAAGCACCGTATGCCTACGGCACGTTAGCAGTAGAGCAGGGGACACACAGACTCGTTCGAATCTCGCCTTTTGATAGCCAGAGTAGACGACACACTTCCTTTGCCGAAGTCGAAGTAATTCCAGTGGTTGAACAAACTGACTCAATTGAAATGCCCGAAGACGAACTTCGTATTGATGTGTATCGGTCTTCTGGCCCTGGCGGCCAGGGGGTTAACACCACTGACTCAGCTGTGCGGATTACGCACCTTCCAACTGGAATTGTTGTTTCTTGTCAGAACGAACGTTCGCAGTTACAAAATCGAGCGACAGCCATGGCAGTTTTGCAGGCGAAGTTATTAGAGCGCCAGCGACAGGCAGAACAGGCAAAAATTAACGCGCTAAAAGGCGATTCAGCTGGCTCATGGGGAAATCAAATGCGCAGCTATGTCTTGCACCCCTATCAGATGGTAAAGGATCTGCGTACTGACGTAGAAACTGGAAATACTTCTGCAGTCCTGGATGGCGAAATCGATGATTTTATTGCGGCGGGAATTCGTTGGCGGCGTGAACAGGGATCTCTCTAG
- a CDS encoding CpaF family protein → MSGVVTSIDQAEPEKSGDGGVVHLPAGQSDVSPVIAHTKLPADQTTPDVVDPLSNQGDYGALTQFLSDPEIEEIWINSPSRIFVARLGVPELTNLFLTHDAVKTLVERMLATTGRRVDLSQPFVDAMLPDGSRLHVVIPDITREFWTVNIRKFVTRSHSLLDLIRTGSLSQESANFLQLCLDLGLNIIVSGTTGAGKTTMINALLNSSCATDRIITCEEVFELQLISPDWVALQTRQSSLEGTGEITLRRIIKEALRMRPSRLVIGEVRQAECLDLLVAMNSGMPSMCSIHANSARAAISKLCLLPMLAGSNVSAEFVTPAVAASVDVVVHLGLLDDGRRVVHEIATLSGRMESGSIEISTVFSRQAGKLITTELKQLNENLLRLHGNLKSQQVGKAS, encoded by the coding sequence ATGTCAGGTGTTGTCACATCAATTGACCAAGCCGAGCCTGAGAAAAGCGGCGATGGGGGAGTCGTTCATTTGCCGGCCGGTCAATCAGATGTATCACCCGTTATCGCACACACTAAATTGCCTGCAGATCAGACAACACCTGATGTAGTTGATCCGTTGTCGAACCAGGGTGATTATGGAGCGCTCACGCAATTTCTGTCAGATCCAGAGATAGAAGAGATCTGGATCAATAGTCCAAGCAGGATTTTTGTAGCAAGACTTGGCGTGCCAGAACTAACTAATCTCTTTCTTACACATGATGCTGTCAAGACTCTGGTCGAAAGAATGCTCGCTACCACTGGACGTAGAGTTGATCTTTCGCAACCATTCGTTGATGCCATGTTGCCTGATGGATCGCGGCTCCATGTTGTAATTCCGGATATCACTCGCGAGTTTTGGACAGTGAACATTCGTAAATTCGTTACCAGGTCACATTCCTTACTTGACCTGATCCGTACCGGGAGTTTGTCGCAAGAGTCAGCAAACTTTCTACAGCTTTGTCTGGATTTAGGACTAAACATTATCGTCAGTGGCACAACAGGCGCGGGCAAAACCACGATGATTAATGCACTGTTGAATAGCAGTTGCGCAACAGATCGCATCATCACCTGCGAAGAAGTTTTTGAATTGCAGCTAATAAGTCCTGATTGGGTTGCTCTGCAAACTCGCCAATCGAGTCTTGAAGGTACTGGTGAAATTACCTTGCGCCGAATCATCAAGGAAGCCCTAAGAATGCGCCCAAGTCGCCTGGTCATCGGTGAGGTGAGACAGGCTGAATGCCTCGATTTGTTGGTGGCTATGAACTCAGGAATGCCGAGTATGTGTTCGATCCATGCAAACAGCGCCCGAGCAGCAATCAGCAAACTTTGTCTGCTTCCGATGTTGGCCGGAAGTAATGTGTCAGCCGAATTTGTCACCCCCGCAGTTGCCGCATCGGTTGATGTAGTCGTGCATCTGGGATTACTCGACGATGGCAGACGAGTGGTCCATGAAATTGCTACCTTAAGCGGTCGAATGGAATCTGGCTCGATCGAAATTTCAACTGTATTTAGTCGGCAAGCAGGAAAATTGATTACAACGGAGTTGAAGCAGCTAAATGAAAATCTGCTACGACTACACGGCAATTTAAAGAGTCAGCAAGTGGGTAAAGCTTCATGA
- a CDS encoding pilus assembly protein, translating to MMRRDARGNVSIEFIAITMFLLVPICYIAISTLTVTQAYLTVTSAVRTGARTFSIQENDAVARQRATNVINSQLRLGNLQPKNFSTHFLCTENPCLKPNGFVTATIRGSQIVHFPLLKPVRISINSSQTIEVDAIR from the coding sequence ATGATGCGAAGAGATGCACGGGGCAATGTGAGCATTGAGTTCATTGCGATAACCATGTTCCTATTGGTTCCTATTTGTTACATTGCAATCTCAACTTTGACCGTAACCCAGGCTTATTTAACCGTTACATCAGCAGTAAGGACAGGGGCTAGAACATTTTCAATACAAGAAAATGATGCCGTAGCCAGGCAACGTGCTACAAATGTCATAAATTCCCAATTGAGACTCGGTAATCTCCAGCCAAAAAATTTTTCCACGCACTTTTTGTGTACCGAAAATCCTTGCCTTAAACCTAATGGATTTGTAACAGCAACTATTCGAGGCAGCCAAATAGTGCATTTCCCTCTGCTAAAGCCTGTACGAATTTCAATCAATAGCAGTCAAACTATTGAAGTGGATGCGATTAGATGA